A section of the Labrus mixtus chromosome 15, fLabMix1.1, whole genome shotgun sequence genome encodes:
- the atp6ap1lb gene encoding ATPase H+ transporting accessory protein 1 like b, giving the protein MAAHAFLLCSLALLSALSRPGLSFTEEELQPGLTYDEVPEILDLSKVNPKQATRVTSSQDGGYGLQSEDVILTPEDENPLRRILQPFKWHHAGMSHSKRKLLQSLMGPYGPLSVSYNGKTCILFKAKRLAIRYRNHTFIDLTERVFNPNSPVDTKGSICTKEKATLSLRFGDVEDLRGLVIRLQMSNTFYEAAGQNWFTLDSVHIHYNWTQEATFNASEVYAPATSSYHCQHVSSLHKYDTLLVPSSHTDTSANWHITFTDFQIQAFNVQSDKFASASDCATFLTPAILMGLVTSLILLLVLAYALHMVVHLKHIDRYEEHKATVYFPRSPEAELPDKNSL; this is encoded by the exons ATGGCTGCACACGcattcctcctctgctccctcGCCTTGCTGTCCGCTCTCAGCCGGCCTGGGCTCTCCTTCACAGAGGAAGAGTTGCAGCCGGGACTCACCTATGACGAAGTGCCTGAAATCCTGGACCTAAG caaagtgAACCCCAAACAAGCAACAAGAGTCACATCAA gtCAAGATGGTGGGTACGGATTACAGAGTGAAGACGTTATTTTGACGCCTGAAGATGAAAACCCTCTCAGGAGAATACTGCAg CCATTTAAATGGCATCATGCAGGGATGTCTCACAGTAAGAGGAAGCTACTGCAGTCTCTGATGGGGCCTTATGGCCCGCTGAGTGTGTCTTACAATGggaaaacctgcattctgttcAAGGCAAAGCGCTTGGCAATCCGGTACAGGAACCATACCTTCATCGACCTGACTGAGAGGGTCTTCAACCCCAACTCACCTGTGGACACTAAAGGCTCCATCTGCACCAAAGAGAAAGCTAC gctTTCATTACGATTTGGTGATGTGGAGGACTTACGAGGTCTAGTAATCAG GCTTCAAATGTCAAACACCTTTTACGAGGCAGCTGGTCAAAACTGGTTCACACTAGACAGCGTTCACATCCACTACAACTGGACCCAGGAGGCTACGTTCAACGCCAGCGAGGTCTACGCTCCTGCCACTTCATCCTACCATTGCCAGCACGTCAGCAGCCTGCACAAATATGACACCCTGCTCGTGCCCAGCTCCCACACTGACACATCCGCTAACTGGCACATCACTTTCACTGATTTCCAG ATCCAGGCCTTCAATGTTCAGTCGGATAAGTTTGCGTCGGCCAGTGACTGTGCCACTTTCCTGACGCCGGCCATCCTGATGGGCCTGGTGACATCTTTGATCCTGCTCCTTGTCTTAGCCTACGCCCTACATATGGTGGTACACCTCAAGCACATCGACCGCTATGAGGAGCACAAAGCCACCGTCTACTTTCCCCGCAGTCCGGAGGCCGAATTGCCCGACAAAAACAGCCTGTGA